GGAAGCTGGCGGAAGAGGCCGGCGCGGCGCCGAGCAAAGGCAAGGGCGGGCGAGTGGCCGGGAGCACGGCGGTTGGGGCGGGCGTTGGCGCGGCCGCCGGGGCGGTGGGTGGTGCGGTCGTCGGGAGGCCGGGCACCGGTGCGGCCGCTGGCGCGGCGGGCGGGGCCACGGTCGGCTTCCTCCGGGGACTGTTCGGCGGCCGCAAGCCCAGCCAGGCCCACATGAACTTTGTCAATCGCTGTCTCGAAGAGCGGGGCTACGAGCCGGTCGACTGGGAATAACGTCCCGCACTCCTTCGCTATTTCTTCCCGCTCGTTTCCGTCTGCTCCGGCGACCAGTGCTGGTATCCCAGGGCCAGCATGAAGGCGCCGATCAGGACCATGGGCGCGCTGAGCACCTGGCCCATCGTGAAGGGCCCCAGGATGTAGCCCAGGTGAAAGTCCGGCTCCCGGAAGAACTCCACGACCAGCCGGCAGAGGCCGTAGCCCGTGATGAAGCTCCAGAAGAGCGTGCCGGGCGGGGTCGGCCGTCTGCCGATGAGCCAGAGGACCAGGAACAACAGCCCGCCCTCCAATCCCGCCTCGTAGAGTTGTGACGGATGCCGGCATTCCGGACCGGCGCCGGGGAAGGTCATGCACCAGGCCACGTCGGCTGGACGGCCGTAGAGCTCGCCGTTGATGAAGTTCCCGATCCGCCCCAGTCCCAGCCCGATCGGCGTCGCCTGCGCGGCCAGATCTGCGACGGTGTAGACGGGGATTCCGCGCCGCCGGCTGAACAACCAGAGCGCGATGATCGTGCCAAGGAGGCCGCCGTGGAACGACATGCCCCCTTCCCACACGGCGATGATCTTGGCCGGATGCTCCACATAATAGGAGAAATTGTAAAACAGGGTGTAGCCCAGGCGGCCGCCGGCGAACACGCCCACCGCCGCATAGACGATCAGGTCGTAGATCTCCTCGGTCGTGATCGCCAGGTTGCGGGCGGCGACGCGGGCCTTGATCACGAAGTAGGCGGCGGTCAGGCCCAGCAGATACATCAGGCCGTACCAGCGGAG
This sequence is a window from Nitrospirota bacterium. Protein-coding genes within it:
- a CDS encoding glycine zipper family protein, with product MTVTGCSGPKPILYPNAHLQAVGKEAAEQDIAACRKLAEEAGAAPSKGKGGRVAGSTAVGAGVGAAAGAVGGAVVGRPGTGAAAGAAGGATVGFLRGLFGGRKPSQAHMNFVNRCLEERGYEPVDWE
- the lgt gene encoding prolipoprotein diacylglyceryl transferase — encoded protein: MPYPNLDPVLVRLGPLQLRWYGLMYLLGLTAAYFVIKARVAARNLAITTEEIYDLIVYAAVGVFAGGRLGYTLFYNFSYYVEHPAKIIAVWEGGMSFHGGLLGTIIALWLFSRRRGIPVYTVADLAAQATPIGLGLGRIGNFINGELYGRPADVAWCMTFPGAGPECRHPSQLYEAGLEGGLLFLVLWLIGRRPTPPGTLFWSFITGYGLCRLVVEFFREPDFHLGYILGPFTMGQVLSAPMVLIGAFMLALGYQHWSPEQTETSGKK